GTCCTCCGGAGCACCATCAATAGCCCGAACATGGCGAAGGCGCCCCCCGATAGCCCCACGGGATAATGTTCAAAATAGTATTCCGGCAGCAGCGAAATAAACGTCGCCAAGATCAGAAAGGCGGCATACATCCAGGCACGCATTCGAGGCTCGATCAGTCGCCCCAGATATCCGATGGCAAGACAGTTCATCAGCAGATGCAACAGATCACCATGATGAAAACCGCTGACCAGAATCCGCCACCATTCCCCCGCCCATAAATCAAACGGACCGCCGGTTGGGAAATCGTCTTCCTTAATTAAAGGGTGGTCATACACAAACACCAGCGGCTGCACCGCCCCCAGTTTCCATAATGCCGTATCAAAGACGCTATCAGCGGGAGTCCCCTGCTGGATCCGATACACCTGAACCGCCAGAAACAGCCCGATCGCCACCGCAATATAAGAGGCGGTGATCGGATATTTAGAACAGATTTTTCTCAAATTCTGAAACATATACGGGAATTCAAATATTGGTCGAAAAAGGGAACTGCCGCCAAGAATAGCTGATTTGCACGCGTTTGACACTATTAAAGGAAAACGAGACTCAGGAACTTCATGAAAAAAGATCTCTCTTTCCCCATCTGTCATTTTTCGTTACAAAACGCATCTGAATTTCTTCATAAATCATTTTGTAGACACCGATATGATCCATTCAGGCTTCCGCCGAATTCCCTGGTCCATTCTCTGCTGCATTCTCATCCTGATGGGATGCGGACTGGCGGGAATCGCGCGCGGAGACGAACTTGCCGGTCAGGGACATTATTTTCAAAAACAATGTGTCTGGATTTTGATTTCCCTCCTCGCGCTGGGGGGCACCATTCTGTTCCCCTATCGCAACTTGCGAGGCGTCAGTTACCCCCTGTTTCTGGGAACCCTCGTGTTACTGATTGCCGTCTTTTTCATCCCCGCCGTCAATGGTTCGCGGCGCTGGATCCCACTCGGTTTTTTCAAATTCCAGCCTTCCGAACTGGCCAAAATCACATACATCCTCGCTTTGGCACATTATCTGATGTACCGTCAGAATTATAGACGAATTCCGGGTCTGATCGTACCCTTCATTTTGACCTGCGTCCCCGTCTTTTTGATATTACGCGAGCCGGATCTGGGAACGTCCCTCTTATTCTTTCCGATTCTCTTCGCCATGCTGTTTTCCGCCGGCGCACGACCGCGGCATCTCATCACCATTGTCATGTTGGGAATCTGCACACTCCCCGTTCTCTGGCTGGAAATGAACCCGGAACAAAAATCCCGAATCGTGGCCCTGTTCACACAACGAGATGGCGGAGAGCTTCCTAAGGGAGACGGATATCATCTCTACCAGTCGAAACAAATGCTCGCACTGGGAGGCGTCTGGGGCAGTGAGATCGCCGGCATGCCCGTCGATGATCCCGCCGCCTATCATCTTCCTGCCGGACGCACCGACTTTATCTTTTGTCTGGTGGGCGAACGCTTTGGAATCATGGGCTGCCTGTTTGCACTGTCCGTCTTCATCTTTCTGTTTTTCCGCGGCCTGCAAATCGCCACCGCGACACGTGAACCGTTCGGGAGACTCGTTGCCGTCGGCATCGTCACCCTATTGGCGTCTCAAACGATCATTAATACCGGGATGACCGTCGGCTTAATGCCCATCACAGGCATGACGCTACCCCTGATGAGTTACGGAGGTACCAGTATGTTAAGTACCTGTCTGGCACTCGGCCTGCTGATGAATATCTGCATGCATCCGGGTTACGAAATGAATGCCGAACCATTTCGTTTTTAAACCCCTCTATGACTGCGTTAGACAAGAGGCGACCTGTCGCCACTCTTTTCGATACGCCAACAGAAAAATAGTCACGCGTACACGTTCCCTGGTTACCGATATGCAGATACAATTCAAGATGATTCGCAGCACGTTCAGCGATCGTGCTGCCTCCCGCTTTCGCATGTAGCAAGAAACTCCGATGACATATACAGATTCCGAATTCGCAGCAGCACAAGCCAGAATTCAAGCTGCCTATGATCCTGATTTATTGGCGGCCGCCAGCTTGAAGTTCTCCGAATTAATTACGGCACACGCACAGTCAATTCAGACCGAAGACAGCATCGTCTTAAACTGGCATCATCCGCTCGACAATATTGTATCAGCCCGACAACGTCTGCAGACTCACGACAACACGGATTCAACTCCCGTCTCCCAGCAAGACACGATTCAGGAATTCCAGCAACTCGTACAACTGATGCTGGATCGAGGACACAACTTACAAAATCCGCGTTATATCGGTCATCAGGTCCCCGCTTCATTGCCGCTGGCCGGCTTGTTCGATGCGATCACGTCCGTTACTAATCAGGTGATGGCCGTTTATGAAATCGGCCCCTGGGCTACTGCCATCGAACTGGCCTTAGTCGAAATGGTCGGCAAAGAAATCGGATTCACGCCGGGGGAATTTTCCGGCCTGGTCACGCACGGCGGCTCCCTGGCCAATCTGACCGGGCTGCTCGCCGCACGGAATTTAGCTTGTCCCAAATTCTGGACGGAAGGATCACAGGCACAATTCGATTCAAGGCCCGTCATCCTGGTCTCCAGCGACGCACATTACAGTGTGACGCGTTCTGCCGGCATTCTGGGAATCGGTGCTGACAACATCATCAAAATTCCGCTGGATGAACAACGCAAAATTCAACCGGCGGCGTTAAAAGAGCTGATCTTGAAATGTCAGAATGAAAATCAAACCATCATCGCCGTTGTCGCCTGTGCCTGTGCCACCCCGATCGGTGCCTTTGACCCTCTAAATGAAATTGCCGACTTGTGTGAGCAATTCCAACTCTGGTTGCATGTCGATGCTGCGCATGGGGGACCGACTTGTTTCTCTCAACAGCACCAACACCTCACAGCAGGACTGCACCGCGCAGACAGTGTGGTCTTCGATGCACATAAAATGATGTTCATGCCGGCCTTGAGCGCGTTTCTTTTTTTCAAAAACAAAGCACACCAGTTCTCCGCGTTCCAGCAGCAAGCCCCCTACCTGTTTGATCCCTCCGCACCGGAGATTGCTGAATACGATCTCGGCTTACGAACCATTGAATGCACCAAGCGTGCGAACAGTTACGCACTTTGGGGTATCTGGTCTCTGTTTGGTAAAGGCCTGTTTGCGGATCTTGTGGATATCACATTCGCAACAACCCAGATTTTTTATTCGCTGCTTGAGCAGGCTGCTGACTTTGAAGCACTACACAAACCCGAGTGCAATATCGTCGTCTTTCGATATCAGGCACCGTGGTTACAGGCGCTGCCGCTCGAACAGCAGAATCTGTTTCATTTTCAATTGCGCAGGCAACTGATTGAATCAGGTGAGTTTTATATCGTACATTCCGTTCTGGACGGACAAGCCGCTTTTCGCATCACAGTGATGAATCCGCTCACAACCAAAGTGCATCTTTCACAACTTCTGGAAACGATTCGCGACAAAGCCAGTGCTCTGCAGCACGCTTTTCCCGTCACTCAACAGGCAGATCCCTGCGAACAGACTTGACAATTAAGTCTGAGATCGAAAGAATCATCGCTCAGAAAAGACAATTGCCATCTTAATTGTTATAATACTTTTTTATCATTACAAAATACGTTTCATTTGAACTTACCTTCAGGTGGATTCAAAGACTAACGGAGAAGTGAGATTATGAGCGGCCCCATAGTTCGTACCGGTACAACACCTAAGTTCTGGGAAAATTACGATAAAATTTTTGGCGAGACTCCCAAAAAAGGTGCGAAAAAGAAAGCAGCGAAAAAGGGAAGCACAAAAAAGAAAGCGGCAGCGAAATCTTCGACCGCTAAGAAATCGGCTAAAAAGTCTCCTGCCAAAAAATCGCCAGCAAAAAAAATAACGGCCAAGAAAGCAACAGGCAAGAAAACGGCGAAAAAGAAAGCCAAGAAAAAATAGGCGCTCGATTGGTTGCGCTCTCTCAGCCAGTGTCTCTTTTGGATTTCATTTGATGGCTTAACAAGGTGCTCAAGTTCAGTGAATCCTGAATCCACAGCTTCCAGATTGACGCCGCAAGCCATTCTTATCATTGCATTGATCGGCGGCTCTTTTGCCGCCGATTCGTTCTTGCGGTTCCCGATTCCCGGAACAAATGAACCACACTATCTCTGCAAAGCCAAACACTATTGGAATCCCCAGTGGTGCGCCGGAGATTTTTTTCTCGAATCGTCTAACGCACATTCCGTCTTTTATCAGGTCGTCGGCCTGCTTCCCCAACGGCTGTCACTGCACGACACAGCACTGCTCGGCAGACTGGCAGGCTTTTTGCTATTGGCGATTGGCTGGTTTCGACTCTTCCGGGTATTAACGCCTGGCCTCTGGTCCCCGTTAATCTCTGCCTGGATCTATCTGGGCATCGCCGCGATCGGCAATTTCTCGGGCGAATGGATCATCGGCGGCATCGAGTCCAAAGTGTTTGCTTATGGGTTTCTGTTTTTATCTCTCGCCAACGCCAGCGAACAGCGCTGGAACCGCGCCGCCATCTATGGCGGACTCACCATCAGCTGGCATCCCGTTGTCGGAGTCTGGGCGCTGTTATGCAGTGCGTTTTCACTTCTCTGTCTCTGGTTGATGCAAAAGAAATCACCAACTCGAATCACACTCCGGGAAGCAGTCTCAAAAGGCATTCCCGCATTGGGATTACTCATTCTCTGCGCACTCCCCGGCCTGATTCCTGCCGTCAATCTTCTGCTGCACAGCGATTCCCGTGACAATTTTGCAGCCAACTATATTCAGGTCTTCTACCGCATTAAGCATCACCTCGACCCGATGGATTTTCACACCTTCGGCTACCTGATGTATGCAGGACTGCTGGGGCTCTGGTTCTTCCTGAGACGAAAACAAAAGACCACGTTTGCCAATCGCTTCTTTCAATGGTTTATCCTGGGCACGATCGGATTAGCGTGCATTGGTTTTTTACTCGGAGCCGGGCCACGGCCCGCTTCAGAAATGCCCTATTATACATTTCGCATGTCACTCTTAAAATTCTATCCGTTTCGTCTGTTCGACGCGTTGCTCCCACTGGCAGTCACGATGGCGCTGGTCAATTCGATTTCTCTACGATTCTTTGAAACCAAAAAAACAGGCGGAGAATCGCCACCCACTTCGCCATCCTCGCGCAAAACCGTGATCGCAGTCTTGAGTCTGAGCATATTTACAGCCGTGCTCTACTCGGCCTGGATTTTTCCCCCCATCCACAAAATGTCTCCCGCACAGCGTAAGGACTGGATCGACGCCTGCCAGTGGATCCAACAAAATACACCTGAAACGACGCTATTTCTGACACCATCCGGTGAATCCGACTTCAAATGGTTCGCCCAGCGGCCCGAATATGTGACCGTGAAAGACTGTCCCCAGGACGCCCCCGGCGTGGTAGAATGGAATCGACGCCTGAAATACCTTCGAAAATGGGGCCAGGAGTATTATAATGAAGGCTTTGATGACCGCGCACTACAGGCCCTCAAAGAAAACACCAATATTACACACCTGATCGTCAAACGACTCGGCCCCTTTAAAACACTCAAACCCATTTATCAAAATCAAACCTATAAAATCTACGAGCTTCCCTGATCACCCACCGAGGAATGGTTCTTCTCATGCATAATTTCGACAAGTTCATTGGTTGCCGCTTTCAAAAATGGTCCCTGTCTCTGTTCCTGGGAATGACGCTGCTTCTGACGCCGTCACTACCGGTCCCACAGACAGGACAGAGCGATTCACAGCTCAGGGCACAATCGCCGTCTGTCAAGCAGGGTGACTGGCCTTACTTTCTTGGCCCCCTCCAGACAGGAATTTCTCCCGAAACCAATCTGCTCGACCAGTTTCCCGAGCAGGGACCTCCCTTGCTCTGGGAGAAAAAAATCGGAACCGGCTACAGTGCGCCTTCCGTCCTGGGCGACAAACTGGTGATTCATCACCGCCCTGATGGCGAACGCGAAGGGAAAGAAGTCATCGAATGCGTGGACGCCAGCACGGGCAAGGAAATCTGGAAGTACGAATACGCGTCCGATTTCCGTGATCCCTATGGATACAATAACGGCCCGCGGTGCTCCCCTCTATTGACTGACAAGCACTGCTACACATTCGGCGCACAAGGCAAACTGTATTGCCTGAATCTGAAAGATGGTTCACTCGTCTGGCATATTGACTGCCTGAAAGAGTTCGACGTTCCCCCCGGATTTTTCGGCGTGGGCTCGACTCCGATCCTCGAAGGCAACAAACTGATCGTGATGGTCGGCGGCAAACCCAATTCCGGTATGGTTGCCTTCGATGCCCTCACCGGGAAAAAACTCTGGGAAAATGTGGGCAAGGATGTCTGGGACGGAGCTGCCACCGGCTGGGAACGACTTCCCAAGTATAAATGGCGCAGCAATAATAAAATTTCCAGCTATTCATCTCCCTTCGCCGTCAACATTCATGGCAAACGCCACCTGCTCTGCCTGATGCGCCAGGGACTGGTTTCCCTTGATCCCCAGGACGGCTCGGTCAATTTCAAATACTGGTTCCGTTCAATGATCAATGACTCCGTCAACGCGGCTCGCCCGGTTGTGGTCGACGATAAAATTTTCCTCTCCGCCGCCTATCAGGTGGGCTCAGCTTTGCTACAGGTCAATCCGGACGGCAAAAGCTATCAAGAAGTCTGGCGTAACCCCACCAATATGATGACGCACTGGTCAACCACCATTCATCACGACGGATACCTTTACGGATTCAGCGGTCGTCATGAACGCGGTGCGACGATGCGCAGTGTCCGTCTGTCTGATGGCAAAGTCATGTGGGAAACAGACGGCACCGAACCCGTCATTGGAAAAGTCAAACGCAATGCCTTAACAGGACAGTTCCAGTGGATCGATTCCGGTAAGACAGCCCCCTGGCCTTTCTATGGACGCGGCTCTGCGATATTGGCGGACAACAAGTTCATAGTGCTCGGCGAGCGCGGCACACTGGCAATAGTAAAAGTCGATCCGGAAAAATTCAGCGAAGTCTGTCGGACGTCGTTTCCGCAAATCAAATACCCATCCTGGGCCGCGCCGGTTCTCGCCCACAAAAAACTGTATCTGCGTAGCGAAACGCATTTACTCTGTCTGGATTTCGAGAAGAAACCGACGAAATAATAATCGAAAGCTTGAGAATCTCTTAAGAGTCGGCCCCTTGAGGCGGCTGCGCGAGTTTGTCACTCGGTGTCTGATTCCAGTGCGGCCCGGTTAACGCATCCAGCAGTTCTGAATAGCTGGGGCGGCTTTCGCCATCGGTCAGTTTCAGACTGTCCGGCATATTCTTCGGCTCGTCTTTGACGCGCTGGACATTCGCGCCGAGAGTGATCAGTTTTTCTTCCAACTTCTCATACCCGCGATCCAGATGATAAATCCGTCGGATCACGGTTTCTCCTTCCGCCGCCAGTCCAGCCAAAACTAAAGCGGCACTCGCTCTTAAATCGGACGCCATCACACAGGCGCCACTCAAGCGGGAGTCGCCATTCAGAATCGCGCTGGCCGATTCACGGCGGATGTTGGCTCCCATTCGCGCTAATTCCGACGCATGCATAAATCGATCCGGAAAGACTTTGTCTGTCACAATGCTGATTCCGGGAACGCACGCCAACAGCGACATCAACTGTGCCTGCACATCAGTGGGAATGCCGGGATACGGTAGCGCGATGCAGTCGACCGACTTGAGAGGCTGCGTGACACGAATAAAAACCGATTGTTTTTTCGCCGGCTGATCGGGAAACTCCAGCTGAATCGTCACACCAATTTCCCGCAGTTTCTCAATCACCGCGGTAATGTGATCGGGACGTACCCGGTTTAATCGTACATCACCGCCCGTAATCGCAGCAGCAATCATCAACGTCGCCGCCTCGATCCGATCGGGAATCACTTCATGCTCAATGCCGTTGAGTTGCTCCACGCCTTCGATCGTCAGGAACGGAGTTCCCAGTCCCTCAATCTGCGCTCCGGCGGCGTTCAGGAAATTACCAACGTCTACGACTTCCGGTTCACAGGCGGCTGACTCGATCGTGGTTGTTCCTTTTGCCAGCGCCGCCGCAATCATTACATTGCACGTCCCGGTCACGGTACTTCCGAAGGCACCGCCCAGAAAGATATTCGCACCACGCAAGCGATCGGCCCGCGCGATGACATAACCGCGGTCCACACGAATTTGTGCACCTAACGCAGACAAACCTTTCAGGTGCAGGTCAATCGGGCGATCACCAATATTACAACCGCCGGGTAACGAAACGCAGGCCATCCGGCGTTTCGCCAATAAGGGACCCAACACGCACACACTGGCCCGCATCCGCCGCACCAGATCATAGTCGGCAATGCAGGAGGTCTCATCAACGGTCTTCAAGCGCAGCGCGCCCGATTCATCTCGGTCCACCTGCATACCCAGCGAGCCGAGGACTTGAGACTGGGTGGTCACATCCACCAGATTGGGAATGGAATGCAGAACGGTCTCCCCTTCACAGGCCAATGCAGCCGCCATCAGTGGCAATGCCGAGTTCTTGGCACCACTGACTGAAACGCAACCTGAAAGCCGCTCGCCTCCGCGAACGAGAAACATATCCATCCCTGGATCTCCTGAAGTTTTTAACCAGAACTGCTAAGCGAGAAGTATAGGAAATTCATTTATTTTAAGATAGGCAATTTTTCGCTGATGATCACCCGGGCTCGGCCTGCCAGATCTGCTTTGACACGCACATTCTCGTATTTCCCTGAAGCTTCGAACAGTGCTTTTAATGACGTTTCCTGCTCCGGAGAGAATTCCAGCATTAAAAACCCGCCGTCTTTTAAATATTGTGGGGCTTCATCAATAATTTTACGGTAAAAGTCCAATCCATCCACCCCACCCGCCAATGCCAGCCGTGGTTCGTGCTGTTTGACATCCGCGTCTAAAGTTTCGATTTCGGCGTCGGGAATATAAGGCGGATTGCTGACGATAATATCAAACACCGTTCCTTGCGCGATGTTGGCAAAACAGTCACTCAACAGGAACTGAATCCTGTCCGATAGAGCATTGCTTTCGGCATTTTTCTGTGCGATCTCCAAAGCACGTTCGCTGATATCAGTCGCCAGAAAGGAAGCTTTCGCACAATTGGCAGCCGCCGCGATGGCAATGCAACCGCTGCCCGTACAGAGATCGAGAATCGAAGGTGCCGGAAGCTGTTGCGCTGCATCCACCAGTTCCATCACCAGCGTTTCCGTATCCGGACGTGGAACCAGGACATGGGAATCGACATAAAAGTCCAGCCCGAAGAACTCACGATTCCCCACGAGATACGCCACCGGTTCCGATTTGGCACGTCGTTGAACCAGCTCCCGCATCAAGCCGCGTTCCTGCTCAGAAACTTCATCTTCGTAGTTGGTATAAAGACGAATCCGCTCACATTTCCGCGCGAACGCCAACAACACTTCGGCATCCAGGCGAGGAGAATCACTTCCATGTTTTGTCAGATGTGCCGTCGTCCAGTCCAGGATACGACGCACGGTCCACGGCTCTGCTGCAGTATTTGAAGTGTGCTCCGATGAGGGTGGATTATCTTTCACAACGCGATCCATCGAAATAACAGTTGACTGTGATACGGCAAACGTCGCGTTTAATTTTTAGCGCCATCGCCGAGCAGTCGTTCTTCACGATCAAACTGTAACAAGGCTTCAACCAGTTCATCCAGGCCTCCCTGCATAATCTGATCAATTTTATAAAGTGAAAGGTTAATGCGGTGGTCAGTCACACGACCTTGTGGAAAGTTATAGGTTCGAATTCGCTGGCTGCGGTCTCCAGAACCAATCAGAGTCCGGCGCTGATCGGCCCGCTCGTCTGCTGCCTGCTGCTGCATTTGTTCCAAGACACGACTACGCAGCACGCGCATCGCTTTGGCTTTATTCTTGTGCTGACTTTTTTCATCCTGACATTGCACCACCGTCCCCGTCGGTAAGTGAGTGATTCGCACGGCGCTTTCCGTCTTATTCACTTTCTGCCCGCCGGGACCACTGGCATGAAATGTATCGAGGCGAATGTCGTCCGGTTTGATATCAACTTCAATTTCGCTCGCTTCGGGCAGCACGGCGACGGTTGCGGCACTGGTATGCACGCGGCCCTGTGTTTCAGTTTCGGGAACACGTTGCACGCGATGCCCGCCACTTTCAAACTGCAAACGGTGGAATGCCCCTTCACCGGAGATGGAAAACGTGACTTCTTTGATGCCCCCCAGCTCTGTCGCGCTCAAGTTCAACACTTCGGTTTTCCAGCCTTTTTGCGCTTCAACGTAATGCTGATACATATCGAACAATTCACGGGCGAACAAGGCGGCTTCATCCCCACCCGCTCCCGCGCGAATTTCCATGATCAGGCCACCCCGCGTGATCGAATCGCCTGCAACGACCAGATCTTCAAGCTCTTTCGTGTGTTTCTCGTGCTCTTCACACAGCTCATCGAGT
This genomic interval from Gimesia alba contains the following:
- a CDS encoding outer membrane protein assembly factor BamB family protein; protein product: MHNFDKFIGCRFQKWSLSLFLGMTLLLTPSLPVPQTGQSDSQLRAQSPSVKQGDWPYFLGPLQTGISPETNLLDQFPEQGPPLLWEKKIGTGYSAPSVLGDKLVIHHRPDGEREGKEVIECVDASTGKEIWKYEYASDFRDPYGYNNGPRCSPLLTDKHCYTFGAQGKLYCLNLKDGSLVWHIDCLKEFDVPPGFFGVGSTPILEGNKLIVMVGGKPNSGMVAFDALTGKKLWENVGKDVWDGAATGWERLPKYKWRSNNKISSYSSPFAVNIHGKRHLLCLMRQGLVSLDPQDGSVNFKYWFRSMINDSVNAARPVVVDDKIFLSAAYQVGSALLQVNPDGKSYQEVWRNPTNMMTHWSTTIHHDGYLYGFSGRHERGATMRSVRLSDGKVMWETDGTEPVIGKVKRNALTGQFQWIDSGKTAPWPFYGRGSAILADNKFIVLGERGTLAIVKVDPEKFSEVCRTSFPQIKYPSWAAPVLAHKKLYLRSETHLLCLDFEKKPTK
- a CDS encoding RNA polymerase subunit sigma, giving the protein MSGPIVRTGTTPKFWENYDKIFGETPKKGAKKKAAKKGSTKKKAAAKSSTAKKSAKKSPAKKSPAKKITAKKATGKKTAKKKAKKK
- a CDS encoding FtsW/RodA/SpoVE family cell cycle protein; translated protein: MIHSGFRRIPWSILCCILILMGCGLAGIARGDELAGQGHYFQKQCVWILISLLALGGTILFPYRNLRGVSYPLFLGTLVLLIAVFFIPAVNGSRRWIPLGFFKFQPSELAKITYILALAHYLMYRQNYRRIPGLIVPFILTCVPVFLILREPDLGTSLLFFPILFAMLFSAGARPRHLITIVMLGICTLPVLWLEMNPEQKSRIVALFTQRDGGELPKGDGYHLYQSKQMLALGGVWGSEIAGMPVDDPAAYHLPAGRTDFIFCLVGERFGIMGCLFALSVFIFLFFRGLQIATATREPFGRLVAVGIVTLLASQTIINTGMTVGLMPITGMTLPLMSYGGTSMLSTCLALGLLMNICMHPGYEMNAEPFRF
- the prfA gene encoding peptide chain release factor 1, with the protein product MKFPTLQAKLERFEELEKQLQDPEVLTNNAKLVEVQREYGGLSKVAQEVRLFNTRAEDIEVAREMLEEETDSDAKAYAQKELDELCEEHEKHTKELEDLVVAGDSITRGGLIMEIRAGAGGDEAALFARELFDMYQHYVEAQKGWKTEVLNLSATELGGIKEVTFSISGEGAFHRLQFESGGHRVQRVPETETQGRVHTSAATVAVLPEASEIEVDIKPDDIRLDTFHASGPGGQKVNKTESAVRITHLPTGTVVQCQDEKSQHKNKAKAMRVLRSRVLEQMQQQAADERADQRRTLIGSGDRSQRIRTYNFPQGRVTDHRINLSLYKIDQIMQGGLDELVEALLQFDREERLLGDGAKN
- the murA gene encoding UDP-N-acetylglucosamine 1-carboxyvinyltransferase → MDMFLVRGGERLSGCVSVSGAKNSALPLMAAALACEGETVLHSIPNLVDVTTQSQVLGSLGMQVDRDESGALRLKTVDETSCIADYDLVRRMRASVCVLGPLLAKRRMACVSLPGGCNIGDRPIDLHLKGLSALGAQIRVDRGYVIARADRLRGANIFLGGAFGSTVTGTCNVMIAAALAKGTTTIESAACEPEVVDVGNFLNAAGAQIEGLGTPFLTIEGVEQLNGIEHEVIPDRIEAATLMIAAAITGGDVRLNRVRPDHITAVIEKLREIGVTIQLEFPDQPAKKQSVFIRVTQPLKSVDCIALPYPGIPTDVQAQLMSLLACVPGISIVTDKVFPDRFMHASELARMGANIRRESASAILNGDSRLSGACVMASDLRASAALVLAGLAAEGETVIRRIYHLDRGYEKLEEKLITLGANVQRVKDEPKNMPDSLKLTDGESRPSYSELLDALTGPHWNQTPSDKLAQPPQGADS
- a CDS encoding DUF6798 domain-containing protein gives rise to the protein MNPESTASRLTPQAILIIALIGGSFAADSFLRFPIPGTNEPHYLCKAKHYWNPQWCAGDFFLESSNAHSVFYQVVGLLPQRLSLHDTALLGRLAGFLLLAIGWFRLFRVLTPGLWSPLISAWIYLGIAAIGNFSGEWIIGGIESKVFAYGFLFLSLANASEQRWNRAAIYGGLTISWHPVVGVWALLCSAFSLLCLWLMQKKSPTRITLREAVSKGIPALGLLILCALPGLIPAVNLLLHSDSRDNFAANYIQVFYRIKHHLDPMDFHTFGYLMYAGLLGLWFFLRRKQKTTFANRFFQWFILGTIGLACIGFLLGAGPRPASEMPYYTFRMSLLKFYPFRLFDALLPLAVTMALVNSISLRFFETKKTGGESPPTSPSSRKTVIAVLSLSIFTAVLYSAWIFPPIHKMSPAQRKDWIDACQWIQQNTPETTLFLTPSGESDFKWFAQRPEYVTVKDCPQDAPGVVEWNRRLKYLRKWGQEYYNEGFDDRALQALKENTNITHLIVKRLGPFKTLKPIYQNQTYKIYELP
- the prmC gene encoding peptide chain release factor N(5)-glutamine methyltransferase translates to MKDNPPSSEHTSNTAAEPWTVRRILDWTTAHLTKHGSDSPRLDAEVLLAFARKCERIRLYTNYEDEVSEQERGLMRELVQRRAKSEPVAYLVGNREFFGLDFYVDSHVLVPRPDTETLVMELVDAAQQLPAPSILDLCTGSGCIAIAAAANCAKASFLATDISERALEIAQKNAESNALSDRIQFLLSDCFANIAQGTVFDIIVSNPPYIPDAEIETLDADVKQHEPRLALAGGVDGLDFYRKIIDEAPQYLKDGGFLMLEFSPEQETSLKALFEASGKYENVRVKADLAGRARVIISEKLPILK
- a CDS encoding pyridoxal phosphate-dependent decarboxylase family protein, with the translated sequence MTYTDSEFAAAQARIQAAYDPDLLAAASLKFSELITAHAQSIQTEDSIVLNWHHPLDNIVSARQRLQTHDNTDSTPVSQQDTIQEFQQLVQLMLDRGHNLQNPRYIGHQVPASLPLAGLFDAITSVTNQVMAVYEIGPWATAIELALVEMVGKEIGFTPGEFSGLVTHGGSLANLTGLLAARNLACPKFWTEGSQAQFDSRPVILVSSDAHYSVTRSAGILGIGADNIIKIPLDEQRKIQPAALKELILKCQNENQTIIAVVACACATPIGAFDPLNEIADLCEQFQLWLHVDAAHGGPTCFSQQHQHLTAGLHRADSVVFDAHKMMFMPALSAFLFFKNKAHQFSAFQQQAPYLFDPSAPEIAEYDLGLRTIECTKRANSYALWGIWSLFGKGLFADLVDITFATTQIFYSLLEQAADFEALHKPECNIVVFRYQAPWLQALPLEQQNLFHFQLRRQLIESGEFYIVHSVLDGQAAFRITVMNPLTTKVHLSQLLETIRDKASALQHAFPVTQQADPCEQT